The following proteins are encoded in a genomic region of Herminiimonas arsenicoxydans:
- a CDS encoding Hypothetical protein (Evidence 5 : No homology to any previously reported sequences) — translation MTIRIAVWFICTLLLASAHAADIYQWVDENGRTQVSDVVPARYKNVATKVDTSASEVSERQRHEALQRAEKERQLADRPPAKTAPVAPFAGQVRAEGDGESDCEKKLRAYRASQECFAPYITKFGMHGDAEKYCTAVPDPTPECGIPRE, via the coding sequence ATGACTATCCGGATAGCGGTTTGGTTCATTTGTACGTTGCTTCTTGCAAGCGCGCATGCGGCTGATATCTACCAGTGGGTGGATGAAAACGGACGTACCCAGGTCTCCGATGTCGTGCCTGCACGGTATAAAAATGTGGCAACCAAGGTCGATACCAGTGCGTCTGAAGTGAGTGAGCGCCAGCGCCATGAGGCGCTCCAACGTGCGGAAAAAGAGCGGCAACTCGCAGACCGCCCACCTGCCAAGACAGCGCCTGTTGCTCCATTCGCTGGGCAAGTGCGGGCAGAGGGCGATGGCGAGTCCGATTGCGAGAAAAAGCTGCGGGCCTATCGCGCCAGCCAGGAATGCTTCGCGCCCTACATAACCAAGTTCGGTATGCATGGTGATGCTGAAAAATACTGCACCGCCGTGCCGGATCCGACGCCCGAGTGCGGCATTCCGAGGGAATAG
- a CDS encoding Conserved hypothetical protein; putative membrane protein (Evidence 4 : Homologs of previously reported genes of unknown function) → MNLHITLGPLVSLIAGVLILLMPRLLNLIVAIYLIVIGLIGLFGTGAFLK, encoded by the coding sequence ATGAATTTGCACATTACTCTGGGCCCTCTGGTTTCCCTCATTGCAGGCGTTTTGATCTTGTTGATGCCGCGCCTGCTGAATTTGATAGTGGCTATCTACCTGATTGTCATCGGCTTGATCGGCTTGTTCGGAACCGGCGCGTTCCTGAAGTAA
- a CDS encoding Putative cytochrome c4 (Evidence 3 : Function proposed based on presence of conserved amino acid motif, structural feature or limited homology; Product type pc : putative carrier): MRATCLTFATSIIISCFMPGSAGAANVDAGKIPDTIAQRVAACVVCHGKEGRAGSDGYYPRIAGKPAGYLYNQLINFRDGKRTYPVMTAMLENMSDAYLREIAQYFSDQHPPYPEPQPTQSNPAELERGRVLVHDGDKAKGIPACVACHSAKMTGTAPAIPGLVGLPRDYLLGQIGAWKIGTRHAAAPDCMAEIVKKMSATDISAVTAWLSGQRVPADASPAPALKTRLPLECGKLAP, translated from the coding sequence ATGCGCGCCACCTGCCTCACGTTCGCCACATCCATAATCATCTCTTGTTTCATGCCGGGCAGCGCTGGTGCCGCCAATGTTGACGCCGGCAAGATCCCCGACACCATCGCACAACGCGTCGCCGCCTGCGTCGTCTGCCACGGCAAGGAAGGCCGCGCCGGCAGCGACGGCTATTACCCGCGCATTGCCGGCAAGCCGGCCGGCTATCTATATAACCAGCTGATCAATTTCCGCGACGGCAAACGCACGTATCCGGTCATGACGGCGATGCTGGAAAACATGTCGGATGCCTATCTGCGCGAGATTGCCCAATATTTCTCTGACCAGCATCCGCCGTATCCGGAGCCGCAGCCTACGCAATCGAATCCGGCTGAACTCGAACGTGGTCGCGTGCTCGTGCATGATGGCGACAAGGCCAAAGGCATCCCTGCCTGCGTCGCCTGCCACAGCGCAAAAATGACGGGCACTGCACCGGCGATTCCCGGCCTGGTCGGCTTGCCGCGCGACTATCTGCTGGGTCAGATCGGTGCCTGGAAAATCGGCACACGTCATGCCGCCGCACCGGATTGCATGGCAGAAATCGTGAAGAAAATGAGTGCGACCGACATCAGCGCCGTCACTGCGTGGCTATCCGGGCAGCGTGTGCCGGCCGATGCATCGCCGGCGCCTGCACTCAAAACCAGACTCCCGCTGGAATGCGGCAAGCTGGCACCGTAA
- the mraW gene encoding S-adenosyl-dependent methyl transferase MraW (Evidence 2a : Function of homologous gene experimentally demonstrated in an other organism; PubMedId : 10572301; Product type e : enzyme) has translation MNVEAVQQYQHRTVLLEEAVDALALDGERANGMYVDGTFGRGGHSRLILQRLGENGCLLAFDKDTQAIANAATIEDKRFAIVHDSFATLSTALAERGIAQVNGVLLDLGISSPQVDDAARGFSFRADGPLDMRMDTTRGISAAEWLATETEQKIEKVIREYGEERFAFQIAKAIVAGRAVQPISSTRQLAEIVARAVKTREKGKDPATRTFQAIRIFINQELEELEVVLNEAYRHLAPHGRLVVISFHSLEDRIVKQFMASKANVPQPDRRLPIRAVDLPQPEMKLIARIKPSAAEISANPRARSAVMRVAERLPTPGAAS, from the coding sequence ATGAATGTAGAAGCGGTGCAGCAATACCAGCACCGTACGGTGCTGCTGGAGGAGGCGGTCGACGCGCTGGCGCTGGACGGGGAACGTGCCAATGGCATGTACGTCGATGGCACCTTTGGACGCGGCGGTCATAGTCGCCTCATTTTGCAGCGTCTGGGTGAAAACGGCTGTCTGCTGGCGTTCGACAAGGATACGCAGGCGATTGCGAATGCCGCCACGATAGAGGACAAGCGTTTCGCTATCGTGCACGACAGTTTTGCAACCTTGAGTACGGCATTGGCAGAGCGCGGCATAGCGCAGGTGAATGGAGTGTTGCTGGATCTGGGAATCTCATCGCCGCAGGTCGACGATGCGGCGCGTGGTTTCAGCTTTCGTGCGGATGGCCCTCTGGACATGCGCATGGATACGACCAGAGGCATATCGGCAGCGGAATGGCTGGCAACGGAAACTGAACAAAAAATCGAGAAAGTGATACGAGAATATGGGGAAGAACGGTTTGCTTTTCAGATTGCAAAGGCGATTGTTGCTGGCAGGGCAGTCCAGCCAATTTCAAGCACACGACAGCTTGCCGAGATCGTGGCACGCGCCGTTAAAACCCGCGAGAAGGGCAAAGACCCGGCCACTCGTACCTTTCAGGCTATCCGGATTTTCATCAATCAGGAGCTTGAAGAACTCGAAGTAGTACTGAACGAGGCATATCGGCATCTGGCCCCGCATGGGAGATTGGTTGTGATCAGCTTTCATTCCCTGGAAGATCGCATCGTCAAACAGTTCATGGCTAGCAAAGCCAATGTGCCGCAGCCGGACCGCCGCCTGCCGATTCGTGCTGTTGATCTGCCGCAACCTGAAATGAAGCTGATTGCCCGGATAAAACCTTCGGCGGCTGAAATCAGCGCCAATCCGCGCGCGCGTTCGGCTGTGATGCGTGTCGCCGAACGTCTGCCGACTCCCGGAGCGGCGTCATGA
- a CDS encoding Peptidoglycan glycosyltransferase (Evidence 2b : Function of strongly homologous gene; PubMedId : 91072213, 92202178, 94095121, 9603865, 9614966, 1332942, 1447153, 2198024; Product type e : enzyme): MTRTTSRTSRTAASRGVPFASNPVLATKLPAWRSRVVLFLIFAAFLALAGRALWLQGMSTDFLQKQGASRYARTLELPATRGKITDRNGQVLASSIPVRAVWAIPDDVLEAPKEKLQALAKLLDMSERDLRRKLDSDRGFVYLKRQVELDTVDKILKLGIAGIDTRKEYKRYYPEGEVMAHIVGFTNVEDKGQEGMELAFQKTLVGVTGNRRVIKDRLGRIVEDIESVREPHDGKDLTLSIDSKIQYIAFSALKEAVELHKAKAGGIVVLDAKTGEVLALANLPTYNPNNRSVLTGAQLRNRVLTDTFEPGSTLKPFTIALALENKHITPNTMIQTAPGKLTIGKATIGDAHAGGLLSVSQVIEKSSNVGTAKIALEMEPQEMWDMFTSVGFGQQPKVGFPGAVAGRVRPYKSWRPIEQATMSYGHGISTSLLQIAHAYMIFARDGEMIPLTFQRSSDQPISQRVISEKNARLTRGMLEMAAGPTGTAPRAQVPGYRVAGKTGTAYKLEKGQYVRKYVASFVGFAPVSDPRIIVAVMIDEPAVGRHYGGQVAAPVFSVVTANALRSMNVAPDSSVTNIIIPVDAAQENM, from the coding sequence ATGACGCGCACTACATCGCGTACCTCCCGTACCGCCGCTTCCAGAGGCGTACCGTTCGCATCCAATCCGGTGCTGGCGACCAAGCTGCCGGCCTGGCGTTCGCGCGTGGTGCTGTTTCTGATTTTCGCCGCCTTTCTGGCCTTGGCGGGGCGTGCACTCTGGTTGCAGGGCATGTCGACCGACTTCCTGCAAAAGCAGGGTGCTTCGCGTTATGCACGCACGCTGGAATTGCCGGCGACACGCGGCAAGATTACCGATCGCAACGGTCAGGTGCTGGCTTCCTCGATTCCGGTGCGTGCGGTGTGGGCGATTCCGGACGATGTGCTGGAAGCGCCCAAGGAAAAACTGCAGGCTTTGGCAAAACTGCTGGACATGAGCGAGCGTGATCTGCGCCGCAAGCTGGATTCGGATCGCGGCTTCGTCTATCTGAAGCGCCAGGTTGAACTGGATACCGTCGACAAGATACTCAAGCTCGGCATTGCCGGTATCGATACCCGCAAGGAATACAAGCGCTACTACCCGGAAGGTGAAGTCATGGCGCATATCGTCGGCTTTACCAATGTGGAAGACAAGGGACAGGAAGGAATGGAGCTGGCGTTCCAGAAAACCCTGGTCGGCGTCACCGGGAATCGTCGTGTCATCAAGGACAGGCTGGGACGTATCGTCGAAGATATCGAATCGGTGCGCGAGCCGCATGACGGCAAGGATCTGACCCTGTCTATCGACAGCAAGATTCAGTACATTGCATTCTCGGCATTGAAAGAGGCGGTTGAACTGCATAAGGCAAAAGCCGGCGGGATCGTCGTGCTTGATGCGAAAACCGGCGAAGTGCTGGCATTGGCCAATTTGCCGACCTACAATCCAAATAACCGCTCGGTGCTGACCGGCGCGCAATTACGCAATCGCGTATTGACTGACACTTTCGAGCCAGGCTCGACGCTCAAGCCTTTCACCATCGCACTGGCGCTGGAAAACAAGCACATCACGCCGAATACGATGATACAAACGGCGCCCGGCAAGTTGACGATAGGCAAGGCAACCATCGGCGATGCACATGCGGGCGGATTACTGTCCGTGTCGCAGGTGATCGAAAAATCTTCCAACGTCGGTACCGCCAAGATCGCGCTGGAAATGGAACCGCAGGAAATGTGGGATATGTTTACTTCGGTCGGATTCGGGCAGCAGCCGAAAGTCGGGTTCCCCGGCGCGGTGGCCGGTCGTGTGCGCCCGTACAAATCGTGGCGGCCTATCGAGCAGGCGACCATGAGCTACGGCCATGGCATTTCTACTTCGCTGCTGCAGATCGCGCATGCCTACATGATCTTTGCGCGCGATGGCGAAATGATCCCGCTGACCTTTCAGCGTTCCAGCGATCAACCCATCAGTCAGCGCGTGATCAGCGAGAAAAATGCAAGATTGACGCGCGGCATGCTGGAAATGGCCGCCGGCCCGACCGGTACCGCACCGCGAGCGCAAGTACCGGGTTATCGCGTAGCCGGTAAAACAGGTACTGCCTACAAGCTGGAAAAAGGCCAGTACGTCAGAAAATACGTCGCGTCTTTCGTCGGTTTTGCACCGGTTTCCGATCCGCGCATCATCGTTGCGGTGATGATCGATGAACCGGCCGTCGGCAGGCATTACGGCGGCCAGGTAGCCGCTCCGGTTTTTTCGGTAGTGACGGCGAACGCATTGCGCTCGATGAACGTCGCGCCTGATTCCAGCGTCACCAACATCATCATTCCGGTCGATGCCGCCCAGGAGAACATGTAA
- a CDS encoding Putative aminotransferase (Evidence 3 : Function proposed based on presence of conserved amino acid motif, structural feature or limited homology; Product type pe : putative enzyme): MKLYETLAADIALSIQEGVLRLGDRLPSVRQASASRDVSPSTVFQAYYLLEARGLIRARERSGYYVVGDVRKLPPEPEQASQPDEDSSPVDISELVFEVLESSKMRDVVPLGSAFPSPLLFPLARLAKAMASSVQQLDPWSTVDDLTPGNPQLRRQIALRYRADGLHVQPDEIVITNGALDALNLCLIAVTRPGDAVLVESPTFYAALQSLERNGLQAIEVPTHPREGMDLAALARVLERHQPKACWLMTNFQNPLGSLMPDEKKRDLVALLSQHDIPLIEDDVYGELYFGDKRPAPAKAYDTKGLVMHCSSFSKCLAPGYRVGWAAPGRYTRAVARHKLTTTLAASAPAQAALATYLEKGGYDRHLRQLRHTLALQQTQFMEAIARYFPPGTQATRPRGGYFLWVELPHAVNALTLHRQALSHGISIAPGPIFSAHQGFTNCIRLNYGHAWDARTEAALATLGQLVQNA; the protein is encoded by the coding sequence ATGAAACTGTACGAAACGCTGGCCGCCGATATTGCCCTATCCATACAGGAAGGCGTACTCCGCTTGGGCGACCGCCTGCCGTCCGTGCGACAAGCGAGCGCCAGTCGCGACGTCAGTCCATCGACAGTATTCCAGGCGTATTACCTGCTGGAAGCACGCGGCCTGATTCGTGCGCGCGAGCGCTCCGGTTATTACGTGGTCGGCGATGTCCGCAAATTGCCGCCGGAACCGGAACAGGCGTCGCAACCGGATGAAGATTCCTCTCCGGTTGATATCAGCGAGCTTGTGTTTGAAGTACTGGAATCATCCAAAATGCGTGACGTGGTGCCGCTCGGCTCCGCCTTTCCCAGCCCCCTGCTGTTCCCGCTGGCGCGACTGGCAAAAGCCATGGCATCCAGCGTGCAGCAACTTGATCCGTGGAGCACGGTGGATGATCTGACACCGGGCAATCCGCAATTGCGACGCCAGATCGCCCTGCGTTACCGGGCCGATGGCCTGCATGTGCAGCCCGATGAAATCGTCATCACCAACGGCGCGCTCGATGCCCTGAATCTGTGCCTGATAGCAGTCACGCGCCCCGGCGACGCGGTACTGGTCGAGTCGCCGACCTTTTACGCAGCACTGCAATCGCTGGAACGCAATGGCTTGCAGGCGATAGAAGTACCGACCCATCCGCGCGAAGGCATGGACCTCGCGGCACTGGCGCGCGTGCTGGAACGGCACCAGCCGAAAGCCTGCTGGCTGATGACCAACTTCCAGAATCCGCTCGGCAGCCTGATGCCGGATGAAAAGAAACGCGATCTGGTAGCGCTGCTGTCGCAGCACGACATCCCGCTGATCGAAGACGATGTATATGGCGAACTGTATTTCGGCGACAAGCGGCCGGCGCCTGCCAAAGCCTACGATACCAAAGGCCTGGTCATGCACTGCTCGTCGTTTTCCAAATGTCTGGCACCCGGCTATCGCGTCGGCTGGGCGGCACCGGGACGCTATACACGCGCTGTCGCGCGCCACAAATTAACCACCACGCTGGCCGCCTCGGCACCCGCACAGGCGGCACTCGCCACCTATCTGGAAAAAGGCGGTTACGACCGCCACTTGCGCCAGTTGCGCCACACGCTGGCGCTGCAGCAAACGCAATTCATGGAAGCCATCGCGCGCTACTTCCCGCCTGGCACGCAAGCTACGCGGCCCAGGGGCGGTTATTTTCTGTGGGTGGAATTACCGCATGCGGTCAATGCCTTGACGCTGCACCGGCAAGCGCTATCGCACGGCATCAGCATTGCACCGGGGCCGATTTTTTCTGCGCATCAGGGCTTTACCAATTGCATACGCCTGAATTACGGCCATGCATGGGACGCACGCACCGAAGCTGCCCTGGCAACATTGGGCCAACTGGTACAAAATGCGTGA
- a CDS encoding Conserved hypothetical protein, putative glyoxalase/bleomycin resistance protein (Evidence 4 : Homologs of previously reported genes of unknown function), with the protein MMKLDSLDHLVLTVKDIDTTADFYQRVLGMSTVVFGEGRKALAFGTQKINLHQQGREFEPKAERPTPGSADLCFLTSVPLDAVAAHFAACNIAILEGPIRRTGATGPIMSLYIRDPDCNLIEVSNQLKT; encoded by the coding sequence ATGATGAAACTGGATTCCCTGGACCATCTGGTACTGACGGTCAAAGACATAGACACCACCGCCGACTTTTATCAACGCGTGCTGGGCATGAGCACGGTTGTTTTTGGCGAAGGCAGAAAGGCACTGGCCTTCGGTACGCAAAAAATCAATCTGCATCAGCAGGGCCGCGAATTTGAACCCAAAGCCGAACGCCCCACGCCGGGTTCTGCCGACCTTTGCTTCCTTACCTCGGTACCGCTGGATGCAGTCGCCGCACATTTTGCTGCATGCAATATCGCGATACTGGAAGGCCCGATCCGCCGCACCGGCGCAACCGGCCCCATCATGTCGCTCTACATCCGCGATCCCGACTGCAACCTGATTGAAGTTTCCAATCAGTTGAAGACTTGA
- a CDS encoding Conserved hypothetical protein; putative membrane protein (Evidence 4 : Homologs of previously reported genes of unknown function) translates to MTNTSHKNKTLATLLAVVLGGPGIHRFYLYGPRDFWAWNYVAAFLLFVCALVLAQGPHSLGITLLTLFPISIFAGWIEAMVIGLTPDKKWDARHNANSARASASGWPLVLLLVLTFACGFTTFIVCIARATDLFLTGGAFG, encoded by the coding sequence ATGACCAATACTTCTCACAAAAACAAGACACTGGCGACCCTGCTCGCCGTCGTGCTCGGCGGCCCCGGCATACATCGTTTCTATCTGTACGGCCCCAGGGATTTCTGGGCATGGAATTATGTTGCCGCGTTTTTGCTGTTTGTCTGTGCGCTGGTGCTGGCGCAAGGGCCGCATTCGCTTGGCATCACTCTGCTGACGCTATTCCCAATCTCCATCTTTGCCGGATGGATAGAAGCCATGGTCATTGGCCTGACGCCGGACAAAAAATGGGATGCCAGACACAATGCCAACTCGGCGCGCGCATCCGCATCCGGCTGGCCTTTGGTACTGTTGCTGGTGCTGACCTTTGCCTGCGGCTTTACCACCTTCATCGTCTGCATCGCACGCGCCACCGATCTGTTCCTGACCGGCGGCGCATTCGGCTGA
- a CDS encoding Putative effector of murein hydrolase LgrB (Evidence 3 : Function proposed based on presence of conserved amino acid motif, structural feature or limited homology; Product type pt : putative transporter) → MPNLNTVWVYLAGSPLLWLTATLLAYRIANLVYEKTGRSALANPVAISVALLVVVLYVSNTPYKTYFDGAQFVHFLLGPVTVALAIPLYLQIEKLKRNWFALLAGALIGGAAAITCAMSLAWALGASRLTILSMAPKSVTIPIAMGITEKIGGLPTLTAVMVMLTGIFGAGISHYIFKLMKISDDTTCGFALGATAHGVGTARAFQVSEEAGAFSGLAMGLSGILTALLLPFVLKLLGVF, encoded by the coding sequence ATGCCGAACCTGAATACAGTCTGGGTTTATCTGGCCGGTTCGCCGCTGTTGTGGCTGACCGCGACTTTGCTGGCTTATCGCATCGCCAATCTGGTCTATGAAAAAACCGGTCGCAGCGCGCTTGCCAATCCGGTGGCAATTTCGGTGGCGCTACTGGTGGTGGTGCTGTATGTCAGCAATACGCCGTACAAAACCTATTTCGACGGTGCACAGTTCGTGCATTTTCTGCTGGGGCCGGTGACGGTTGCATTGGCGATTCCGCTGTATCTGCAAATCGAAAAATTGAAGCGTAACTGGTTCGCCTTGCTGGCGGGAGCCTTGATCGGCGGCGCGGCGGCGATTACGTGTGCAATGAGTCTGGCGTGGGCATTGGGTGCCTCGCGATTGACGATACTGTCTATGGCCCCGAAGTCGGTGACGATACCGATTGCAATGGGGATTACCGAAAAAATAGGCGGATTGCCGACACTGACTGCTGTGATGGTCATGCTGACCGGTATTTTCGGCGCCGGTATCTCGCACTACATTTTCAAGCTGATGAAAATTTCCGATGATACGACTTGCGGCTTTGCGCTGGGCGCCACCGCGCACGGCGTCGGTACTGCACGTGCGTTTCAGGTCAGTGAGGAGGCGGGAGCGTTTTCCGGCCTGGCGATGGGGCTGTCGGGGATATTGACGGCCTTGTTGTTGCCATTTGTGCTGAAGCTGCTGGGTGTTTTCTAG
- a CDS encoding Conserved hypothetical protein, MraZ family (Evidence 4 : Homologs of previously reported genes of unknown function) → MFQGASSLNLDAKGRMTIPARHRDALLLQCEGRITLTKHPDGCLLLFPRPVWEMRREEIAKWPISARAWQRIFLGNASDVDFDGAGRILIAPELRTAAGLTRDVMMMGMGGHFEIWDAARLAESESDAIAAGMPDVLNDFSF, encoded by the coding sequence GTGTTTCAAGGCGCGTCTTCTCTCAATCTCGATGCCAAAGGCCGGATGACTATTCCAGCGCGGCATCGCGACGCATTGCTTTTGCAGTGCGAGGGGCGCATTACCCTGACCAAACATCCTGACGGTTGTTTGCTTCTCTTCCCGCGTCCTGTGTGGGAAATGCGTCGCGAAGAGATTGCCAAATGGCCGATTTCCGCACGTGCCTGGCAACGCATATTTCTTGGCAATGCCTCCGATGTCGATTTCGATGGTGCCGGTCGCATCCTGATCGCGCCTGAGCTGCGTACCGCAGCCGGTCTGACGCGTGACGTGATGATGATGGGCATGGGCGGTCATTTCGAAATATGGGATGCGGCCAGGCTGGCTGAGAGCGAGTCGGATGCGATCGCTGCCGGCATGCCCGATGTGCTAAACGATTTTTCCTTCTGA
- a CDS encoding Cytochrome c, class I precursor (Evidence 2b : Function of strongly homologous gene; Product type c : carrier) produces the protein MKRKYVWRTLALLLTVLIIAVIWLILGNRNPDLDQPSVPPANPDEQIRQGEYLARIGNCMSCHTARGGESYAGGRAVPTPFGTIYTSNLTPDAETGLGKWSNADFWQAMHDGKSKDGSLLYPAFPYTNYTRVTRADSDAIFAYLQTLPTVQKKNIAPELRFPYDNRALLYVWRALYFRPGQYTNDDKQSVEWNRGAYLAQGLGHCSACHSPRDSFGGTDVKSELGGGMIPVLNWYAPPLNGDRETSLGNWEVEHLAALMKTGVAPQRSVSGPMAEVVAGSLQHMHKDDAHALAGYLKSLPQQSAAPLVAAETMREESKQAMIDAGAKLYEDQCISCHQASGKGVPSIYPALAGSRAITTPVATNAIRMVLYGGYAPSTGGNPRPYGMPPFGQSMTDEEVAAVVTYIRNAWGNQGTAILPNDVNRYRSRH, from the coding sequence ATGAAACGAAAATATGTGTGGCGCACCCTTGCGCTGTTGTTGACCGTCCTGATCATTGCCGTCATCTGGCTCATTCTGGGCAACCGCAATCCCGATCTGGATCAGCCGTCGGTGCCGCCGGCCAATCCCGACGAGCAAATCAGGCAGGGCGAATATCTGGCACGCATCGGCAATTGCATGAGTTGCCATACTGCGCGTGGCGGCGAATCCTATGCCGGCGGCCGTGCCGTCCCTACACCCTTCGGCACCATCTACACCTCCAACCTGACGCCGGATGCAGAAACCGGTCTCGGCAAATGGAGCAATGCCGATTTCTGGCAAGCCATGCACGACGGCAAATCGAAAGACGGCAGTCTGCTGTACCCGGCTTTCCCGTACACGAATTACACCAGAGTCACGCGCGCCGATTCGGATGCGATCTTCGCCTATCTGCAAACCTTGCCGACGGTGCAGAAAAAAAATATTGCGCCTGAATTACGCTTCCCTTACGACAATCGCGCACTGTTATATGTGTGGCGCGCACTGTATTTCCGTCCCGGCCAGTATACAAACGACGACAAGCAATCGGTGGAATGGAATCGCGGTGCCTATCTGGCACAAGGCCTGGGTCATTGCAGCGCCTGCCATTCGCCGCGTGATTCCTTCGGCGGCACGGATGTGAAAAGCGAACTCGGCGGCGGCATGATTCCCGTCCTGAACTGGTACGCACCTCCGTTGAACGGCGACCGGGAAACCAGTCTCGGCAATTGGGAAGTCGAACACCTGGCAGCCCTGATGAAAACCGGCGTTGCGCCGCAGCGTTCCGTCAGCGGCCCAATGGCTGAAGTCGTTGCCGGCAGTTTGCAGCACATGCACAAGGACGATGCACATGCGCTGGCAGGCTACCTGAAATCCCTGCCGCAACAAAGCGCCGCACCGCTGGTAGCCGCTGAAACCATGCGTGAAGAAAGCAAGCAGGCGATGATCGATGCCGGCGCCAAGCTGTATGAAGATCAATGCATCAGCTGCCATCAGGCATCCGGCAAGGGTGTGCCGTCGATTTATCCGGCGCTGGCCGGCAGCCGCGCCATCACCACGCCAGTCGCCACCAATGCCATACGCATGGTGCTGTACGGCGGTTATGCGCCAAGCACCGGCGGTAATCCGCGCCCATACGGCATGCCGCCCTTCGGCCAGTCGATGACGGATGAAGAAGTCGCGGCAGTCGTCACCTATATTCGCAACGCGTGGGGCAATCAGGGCACTGCCATCTTGCCCAACGACGTCAACCGCTATCGCTCACGCCATTAA
- a CDS encoding Putative cell division protein, FtsL-like (Evidence 3 : Function proposed based on presence of conserved amino acid motif, structural feature or limited homology; Product type cp : cell process), producing MSGRISFFLTCILVACALSVVNAHYQFRRLFIELERAQAQARQLDIEWSQLQLDQSTLGKHSRIEFNARRDLHMVPVSPASTQYLTTGEK from the coding sequence ATGAGCGGGCGCATCAGTTTTTTCCTCACCTGCATTCTGGTCGCGTGCGCGTTGTCGGTGGTGAATGCGCACTATCAATTCCGCCGTCTGTTCATCGAGCTTGAGCGCGCGCAGGCGCAGGCGCGTCAGCTGGATATCGAATGGTCGCAATTGCAGCTTGATCAATCCACGCTGGGCAAGCATTCGCGCATCGAATTCAATGCGCGCCGCGATTTGCACATGGTGCCGGTGTCGCCTGCCAGTACGCAATACCTGACGACGGGGGAAAAATGA
- a CDS encoding Putative effector of murein hydrolase LrgA (Evidence 3 : Function proposed based on presence of conserved amino acid motif, structural feature or limited homology; Product type pt : putative transporter), with product MLNTLLILLIFQTMGEGLVYLLGLPVPGPVIGMLLLLAYLIVKKNTAAKLAPASSQLLSHMALLFVPAGVGISVHVHRIAEEWMPIVVALIVSTVVSIVVTAAVIQRLKK from the coding sequence ATGCTGAATACACTTCTGATTCTGCTCATCTTCCAAACCATGGGCGAAGGCCTGGTTTATCTGCTGGGACTCCCGGTTCCCGGGCCGGTTATCGGCATGCTGTTGCTGCTGGCTTATCTGATCGTAAAGAAAAATACGGCCGCCAAACTGGCGCCGGCTTCTTCGCAATTGCTCTCGCATATGGCCTTGCTGTTTGTGCCGGCAGGCGTCGGCATCAGCGTGCACGTGCACCGGATCGCCGAGGAGTGGATGCCGATTGTAGTCGCATTGATTGTCAGCACCGTGGTTTCCATCGTCGTTACTGCAGCAGTCATTCAAAGGTTGAAGAAGTGA